Proteins found in one Pyrus communis chromosome 15, drPyrComm1.1, whole genome shotgun sequence genomic segment:
- the LOC137717046 gene encoding UPF0481 protein At3g47200-like, with protein MELSNHDPLVTSMSEELDRLPPLSPSCCIYRVPKRLRRVSEKAYTPQVVSIGPLHHGKEALKAMEELKYRYLKDFLERTDVKLEYCIRRIRDKEAVLRSCYAETIKFTSDEFVRIILVDAAFIIEILMRFRYKKLRVPTDRMFNKPRMLEDVWPDMRMLENQLPFFILVDLFDQERNRVDTETTSIIDLSHHFFKNLMYLKDTEDALPQIRPPHEVEHFVDFVRKLYPLPPPQQAQGPLETLLTLTPSMTQLYRAGVKFKVGSSRNKFDIRFEDGVLEIPKITISDQSEVTLTNLLVYEQSLCQKVENYINDYVVILNILVKTPEDVELLVKNGIVENKLGDSSKGCTMIKNLADGVVMDSEEFYFATLCDDLTKYYKMFRHRGMEYLIKHFFNSPWTTKEIIAAVILLVLTLIQTVCSVISATQKQ; from the exons ATGGAACTAAGCAATCATGATCCACTAGTAACTTCGATGAGTGAGGAGTTGGATAGATTGCCTCCGCTGTCTCCTTCGTGTTGTATCTACAGAGTTCCTAAGCGACTTCGACGTGTAAGTGAAAAGGCCTACACACCTCAAGTCGTCTCTATAGGCCCCCTTCACCATGGCAAGGAAGCCTTAAAAGCCATGGAAGAGCTCAAATATAGATACCTAAAAGATTTTTTAGAACGTACCGATGTTAAGTTGGAGTACTGCATAAGAAGAATAAGGGACAAAGAAGCAGTGCTGCGCAGTTGCTATGCAGAGACCATTAAGTTTACCAGTGATGAATTTGTAAGAATCATTCTAGTGGATGCGGCCTTCATCATTGAGATCTTAATGAGGTTTCGTTACAAGAAATTGCGAGTTCCGACTGACCGGATGTTCAACAAACCAAGGATGTTAGAGGATGTATGGCCTGACATGCGGATGCTTGAAAATCAACTGCCGTTTTTCATTCTTGTGGATCTTTTTGATCAGGAGAGAAATAGAGTCGACACTGAGACGACTTCCATAATTGATCTTTCTCAccacttcttcaaaaatctaATGTATCTAAAAGATACGGAAGATGCTTTGCCCCAAATACGTCCTCCTCATGAGGTAGAACATTTCGTTGATTTTGTTAGAAAGTTATATCCACTACCACCACC ACAACAAGCTCAAGGGCCACTCGAAACTCTACTCACACTCACACCCAGCATGACACAATTGTACCGCGCCGGAGTCAAGTTTAAGGTGGGATCTAGTAGaaataaatttgacataagATTCGAAGATGGGGTATTGGAAATTCCAAAAATAACAATAAGTGATCAATCAGAAGTTACACTCACAAATCTCCTTGTCTATGAACAAAGCTTATGCCAGAAAGTTGAGAATTACATAAACGATTATGTTGTCATCTTGAACATTCTAGTGAAAACCCCAGAAGACGTGGAATTGCTTGTTAAGAACGGAATTGTTGAAAATAAGCTAGGTGACAGCAGTAAGGGGTGTACTATGATTAAGAACCTAGCGGATGGGGTCGTTATGGACTCGGAGGAGTTCTACTTTGCCACTCTTTGTGACGACCTGACCAAGTACTACAAAATGTTCAGGCACAGAGGGATGGAATATTTGATAAAACATTTTTTCAACTCACCTTGGACAACTAAAGAAATCATTGCAGCTGTTATTCTTCTAGTGCTCACTCTCATACAGACGGTCTGCTCTGTTATCTCTGCTACGCAAAAACAGTAA